In Panicum virgatum strain AP13 chromosome 4N, P.virgatum_v5, whole genome shotgun sequence, a single window of DNA contains:
- the LOC120670143 gene encoding E3 ubiquitin-protein ligase RING1-like, with translation MSSSSSSPAAQRYYCHQCDRTVSISPPASPDDDVLCPRCGGGFVEELHPDASPAAPAAFLPSPPSFDLRHSGDLSAFFGPPSPESPAPGLFDPSNFLHDHFGGLLSGGATIQIVLEGGSAAPLLAPGVSFADYFMGPSGLEQLIQQLAENDPNRYGTPPAAKSAVAALPDVAVSADMMQADGGAQCAVCMDDFHLGSAAKQLPCKHVFHKDCILPWLDLHSSCPVCRFELPTDDPDYNHQRASSAPAPAPAPAPAASSPRVAERRFRISLPWPLRAAFGAAAQAESSHPTNDDVPPSGANNNDHDASGGGPQTQSGYDDLD, from the coding sequence AtgtcgtcctcgtcgtcctccccggcggcgcagcgctACTACTGCCACCAGTGTGACCGCACCGTCTCCAtctcgccgcccgcctccccgGACGACGACGTCCTCTGCccccgctgcggcggcggtttcGTCGAGGAGCTTCACCCAGATGccagccccgccgcccccgcggccTTCCTCCCCTCGCCGCCCTCCTTCGATCTCCGCCACTCCGGCGACCTCTCCGCCTTTTTCGGCCCGCCCTCCCCGGAGTCGCCCGCCCCGGGCCTCTTCGACCCCTCCAACTTCCTTCACGACCACTTCGGCGgcctcctctccggcggcgcCACCATCCAGATCGTCCTCGAGGGCGGGAGCGCCGCGCCCCTCCTCGCCCCGGGCGTCAGCTTCGCGGACTACTTCATGGGCCCCTCGGGCCTCGAGCAGCTCATCCAGCAGCTCGCCGAGAACGACCCCAACCGCTACGGCACACCGCCCGCCGCCAagtccgccgtcgccgcgctcccCGACGTCGCCGTCTCCGCCGACATGATGCAGGCCGACGGGGGCGCGCAGTGCGCCGTCTGCATGGACGACTTCCACCTAGGGTCCGCCGCCAAGCAACTACCGTGCAAGCACGTCTTCCACAAGGACTGCATCCTCCCGTGGCTCGACCTCCACAGCTCCTGCCCCGTCTGCCGCTTCGAGCTGCCCACAGACGACCCGGATTACAACCATCAGCGCGCGTcgtccgcccccgcccccgcccccgcccccgcccccgctgcCTCCTCCCCCAGGGTGGCCGAGAGGAGGTTCAGGATATCGCTGCCTTGGCCTCTCAGGGCTGCCTTCGGTGCTGCTGCCCAGGCTGAGTCCAGCCATCCTACCAATGATGATGTGCCTCCTTCTGGTGCCAACAATAACGACCATGATGCAAGTGGTGGTGGTCCTCAAACTCAAAGCGGATATGATGATCTAGACTGA